The genomic window GCCCATCCATATATACGCGCCGGTTATAAGAAACCGCGTAAGCGGATTGGAATAGCCGTGCACCAGCCACGCGCATGCGAAAAACGACAGCGCCGCCGCCGTAAAGATCAGCCGCACCCGTCCCGCAGGCAGGTGAAAATGCATGATCAGCCACTGCGCCACCGCCAGATGCATGGAGCAGTAGATGACTGAAAAAACGGTTATAAACGACAGGAGTTTCACAAGGGAATTCACGGGTTATTGGCGGGCGCGGTTTAATGCCGGGTGGTTTTGCCGGCCGGTTTGACCGCGGCGCGCTTTTGCTTTGCCGCAGGCTCGAATTCGCCTATTTTTTTGTTCTTGCGGACGTCGTTCCAGTGGAACACCTTGCCGTTCATGGCGATATAGACGCCTGACGGCAGGGCCTGCGAAAACGACAGCGCGCTTCCAAGATTGAACAGCCCGTCCGAACTGCCGAACTTGTACGGCACCATTGCGCCGGTAAGCACGACGGTTTTGTCGGTAATGGCGGGCCCGAGCAGTTTGGCGGTTTTCTCCATAGTGTCGGTGCCGTGGGTGATCACGATATGCTCTTCGGGACAGGCGAGGCATTCCTGCAGTATCTTCCGGCGATGGCTGTCGGTCATGTCGAGGCTGTCAATCATCATCAGTTCGGTTACCGCAAGCGGCAGCTTGCACCGGCCGGTATTGAGAATTTCGTGTATGTGGGTGGAGCGGAAAAAAAGTTTTCCGTTAAGCTCGTTATACTCTTTATCGAATGTTCCGCCGGTTGCGATTATGCGAATTTTCATAGTGGTTCACAGTGTTTTGCGGCCCCGCGGCGGACCGTACCGGCCCGCCGCGTCAGGCGGCTGGTTTATTTGCGGTTGCGGGAGTAGCTGAAAAAGGCCCTGAAGCCTTTGTAGGTCATATAAATGTCGAACTTGGAGGCCAGTTCGGAGGGCGCGTGCATGGAAAGCAGCGGCACTCCGCAGTCCACCACGTCCATGCCGTAGCGGGCCATGATCGCGGCTATGGTGCCGCCTCCGCCCTGATCCACCTTGCCCAGCTCGCCGGTCTGCCAGGCCACTTTGGCTTCGTCGAAAATATAGCGCACTTCGGCCACGAATTCGGCGTTGGCGTCGTTCGCGCCGGATTTGCCGCGCGCGCCGGTGTATTTCGTCAGGCAGGTGCCGTAATTGACCATGCAGGAATTGCGCTTGTCCGATACGCCGGGAAACATCGGGTCGAACGCGGCGTTTACGTCGGCCGAAAGCAGTTTGGATTTGCGCATGCAGCGTTTTACCGCCAGTTCGCTGTCAGCGCCGGACTGCAGGGCCACCAGTTCCGCCACCATGTTTTCAAAGAAATTCGATTCCATGCCGGTCGCTCCGGCAGAGCCTATTTCCTCCTTGTCGCACATAAGCGCGCAGGCGGTGTATTGCGGCACGGCGGGCAGGTCCAGCAAAGCCTGCAGCGCGGAATAGGCGCAGACCCGGTCGTCATGCCCGTAGCCGAGTATCAGCGCGCGGTCAAACCCCACTTCGCGCGGCGCTCCGGCCGGCACTATTTCCAGCTCCGCCGACAGGAAATCGGCCTCTTTCACACCGTATTCCTTATTAAGGTGTTTCAGCACATATTCCTTCACTTTCTGTTTGGCGTTTTTGTCGGTTACCGGGCGGGACGCCACGATCACGTCCAGATCCTCTCCGCCGATCGCTTCGCCGAGTTTTTTCTGGTTCTGGTGCTGCGCCAGGTGCGGCAGCAGGTCGCTTATGCAAAACACGGGATCGCCCGGCTTGTCGCCGATCGCCACGTTCAGGATCTTGCCGTTTTTCAGCGCGAACACCCCGTACAGCGCCAGCGGGATAGTCACCCACTGGTATTTTTTTATGCCGCCGTAATAGTGCGTGTCGAAATAGGCCAGTTCGCTGTTTTCGTAAAGCGGGTTCTGTTTAAGGTCAAGGCGGGGCGCGTCGGTATGTCCGCCGACGATGTGCATTCCTTCCTCAAGCGGACGCCTGCCGATGACAAGGGCCATGATGGTTTTGCCGGCGCAGGAGGCGTAAATCCTGTCGCCCTGCTTCAGCGCGGTTTTTTTCGCGATCAGGGTTTCAAGGTTTTTGTAGCCGGCATTTTCAACAAGCGCTACGGCCTCGTCGTGCGCGGCGCGTTCGGTTTTGCTTTTTGCGAGAAAATTCATATAGGCGGAGCAGACCGCCTCCATCTGTTTTTCCTCGGCCTGGCCGAGCTTTTCGTAACCGTTTTTGAGTTCGTAACCCAGCGCCGTTTTTTTGCTTTTCTTTTCGGGCATTTTCCCTCCATGGACTATGCTGCCTATAATAATATTAAAGAAAATTT from Elusimicrobiaceae bacterium includes these protein-coding regions:
- a CDS encoding aminopeptidase; translation: MPEKKSKKTALGYELKNGYEKLGQAEEKQMEAVCSAYMNFLAKSKTERAAHDEAVALVENAGYKNLETLIAKKTALKQGDRIYASCAGKTIMALVIGRRPLEEGMHIVGGHTDAPRLDLKQNPLYENSELAYFDTHYYGGIKKYQWVTIPLALYGVFALKNGKILNVAIGDKPGDPVFCISDLLPHLAQHQNQKKLGEAIGGEDLDVIVASRPVTDKNAKQKVKEYVLKHLNKEYGVKEADFLSAELEIVPAGAPREVGFDRALILGYGHDDRVCAYSALQALLDLPAVPQYTACALMCDKEEIGSAGATGMESNFFENMVAELVALQSGADSELAVKRCMRKSKLLSADVNAAFDPMFPGVSDKRNSCMVNYGTCLTKYTGARGKSGANDANAEFVAEVRYIFDEAKVAWQTGELGKVDQGGGGTIAAIMARYGMDVVDCGVPLLSMHAPSELASKFDIYMTYKGFRAFFSYSRNRK
- a CDS encoding asparaginase domain-containing protein, with the translated sequence MKIRIIATGGTFDKEYNELNGKLFFRSTHIHEILNTGRCKLPLAVTELMMIDSLDMTDSHRRKILQECLACPEEHIVITHGTDTMEKTAKLLGPAITDKTVVLTGAMVPYKFGSSDGLFNLGSALSFSQALPSGVYIAMNGKVFHWNDVRKNKKIGEFEPAAKQKRAAVKPAGKTTRH